Proteins from a single region of Halalkalibaculum roseum:
- a CDS encoding capsule assembly Wzi family protein, whose translation MKKSSILKGSLLLLCLFFLFTQFSSAQNNDFNLFYRTSIYGSTDGSMPFWFTANVNGKVDPNNTNFINELGFSRTFEISPDLSFETGSNLVGRLSEDNSMHFTELYGSINYRAFRLDVGRFNQPIGLNNHALSVGSMMMSTNAIPVTRITISNPEFVSAPFSNGFLEYKGMFSHGWFTEDRYVDDAYLHQKYLYLKFNIGKLSAIGGVVHNALWGGTSENPNVGSLPQSFSDYLRVITGSSADPDSDAPGGEISNTIGNSIASYEFGATYDFEDLTLTATRVFFLEDGVSRRFRSPWDGSWGLNIVFKEQSRLLQAITYEHINTRRQDSRAFQARGRANYYNHFLYRNGWSNYGRVIGIPLITYNPETNRVDNNILVGHHIGASGFLKKNLEYKVFGTYTRNYGIVGGKVPPETIDFPSRREDQYSFLIAMNYNVPNVSALTIGLSLSADTGEMYRENLGFMADLTWNFR comes from the coding sequence TTGAAGAAATCCAGCATCCTGAAAGGTAGCCTGCTTTTACTTTGTCTCTTTTTCCTGTTTACTCAATTCTCAAGTGCCCAAAATAATGATTTTAATCTTTTCTACCGTACTTCAATTTATGGTAGTACCGATGGCTCTATGCCTTTTTGGTTTACAGCAAATGTGAATGGGAAAGTAGATCCGAACAATACAAATTTTATCAATGAACTTGGTTTCAGCAGGACATTTGAGATTTCGCCTGATTTAAGTTTTGAAACCGGTAGCAATCTGGTAGGGCGCCTGTCGGAAGATAACAGCATGCATTTTACAGAGCTGTATGGCAGTATAAACTATCGCGCCTTTCGTCTTGATGTTGGAAGATTCAATCAACCGATTGGGTTGAATAATCATGCACTGTCAGTCGGGTCAATGATGATGAGTACCAATGCCATTCCCGTAACCAGGATCACCATTTCCAATCCGGAGTTTGTCTCAGCTCCCTTCAGTAATGGTTTCTTAGAGTATAAAGGGATGTTCAGTCACGGTTGGTTCACAGAAGACCGATATGTGGATGATGCCTATCTACACCAAAAGTACCTCTACCTAAAGTTTAATATCGGTAAACTCTCAGCAATCGGAGGAGTAGTTCATAACGCGTTATGGGGAGGAACCAGTGAAAATCCTAATGTTGGCAGCCTTCCTCAATCTTTTTCTGATTATTTACGAGTCATTACGGGCTCTTCAGCTGATCCGGATAGTGATGCTCCGGGAGGAGAGATCAGCAATACCATCGGTAATTCTATCGCTTCGTATGAATTTGGTGCGACTTATGATTTTGAAGATCTTACACTCACTGCAACAAGGGTATTTTTTCTAGAAGATGGTGTTTCCAGGCGATTTCGCAGTCCATGGGACGGATCCTGGGGATTAAATATTGTTTTTAAAGAGCAGTCACGTCTATTGCAGGCAATAACTTATGAACATATCAATACCAGGAGACAGGATTCCAGGGCTTTTCAGGCAAGGGGAAGGGCAAACTATTACAATCATTTTCTTTACCGGAATGGTTGGTCAAATTATGGAAGGGTTATTGGCATTCCATTAATAACCTATAATCCCGAAACCAATCGCGTGGATAATAACATATTGGTGGGCCATCACATTGGTGCTTCAGGCTTTTTAAAGAAAAATCTGGAATACAAAGTTTTTGGAACCTATACCCGTAATTATGGAATCGTCGGTGGGAAAGTACCACCCGAAACGATTGATTTCCCATCCAGAAGAGAAGACCAGTACTCTTTTCTCATAGCCATGAATTACAATGTGCCAAATGTATCAGCATTAACAATAGGATTATCACTTTCTGCAGATACCGGAGAGATGTACCGTGAAAATCTGGGATTCATGGCAGATCTGACCTGGAATTTTAGGTAA
- the atpA gene encoding F0F1 ATP synthase subunit alpha, which yields MSQVRPDEVSAILRKQLSGFDSEADVYDVGTVLEVGDGIARVYGLSKVQAGELVELPDSKDSDGNAVRGMVLNLEEDNVGVVLFGATSAVEEGDTVRRTKDIASINVGDGLKGRVIDPLGRPLDGKGPISGDTIRVPLERKAPGVIYREPVKEPLQTGIKAIDSLIPIGRGQRELIIGDRQTGKTSVAVDTIINQRETQDTDKPVVCIYVAVGQKGSTVAGIAKALEDNGALDYSIIVSAPASVSAPMRYIAPFAGAAIGEFFRDTGRHALVVYDDLSKQAVAYRELSLLLKRPPGREAYPGDVFYLHSRLLERAAKINGDDEIAKQMNNVPEQLKPMIKGGGSLTALPVIETQAGDVSAYIPTNVISITDGQIFLDTDLFNQGVRPAIDVGTSVSRVGGSAQVKSMKKLSGTMKLDLAQYRELEAFAKFGSDLDPSTQRQLKRGERTVELLKQDIYQPLSVQEQIALLKINSEGLLDDLTVDQIPEFEENYLETINAKYDEEMKNLSDSGVLSDEFGEKLISTANTVIDQVKAAEEV from the coding sequence ATGAGTCAAGTAAGACCAGACGAAGTATCAGCAATTCTACGCAAACAACTATCGGGCTTCGACAGTGAAGCCGACGTATATGATGTGGGTACCGTTCTTGAAGTTGGAGACGGTATTGCACGTGTATACGGGTTATCTAAAGTACAGGCCGGTGAGCTTGTTGAACTTCCTGATTCCAAGGACAGTGACGGCAATGCCGTTCGCGGTATGGTGCTTAACCTTGAAGAAGATAATGTTGGTGTCGTACTTTTCGGTGCCACCAGTGCTGTAGAAGAGGGTGATACTGTTCGCAGAACCAAGGATATTGCATCAATCAATGTGGGAGACGGTTTAAAAGGCCGTGTAATCGACCCGCTCGGAAGACCTCTTGACGGCAAAGGACCAATTAGCGGTGATACTATTCGTGTTCCCCTCGAAAGAAAGGCTCCCGGTGTGATTTACCGTGAGCCGGTAAAGGAACCCCTGCAAACCGGTATTAAAGCCATTGATTCTTTGATTCCCATTGGAAGAGGACAGAGGGAACTTATAATCGGTGACCGCCAAACAGGTAAAACTTCTGTTGCGGTCGATACCATTATTAACCAGCGTGAAACACAGGATACTGACAAACCGGTAGTTTGTATATATGTAGCTGTAGGGCAGAAAGGTTCTACGGTTGCGGGTATTGCAAAGGCACTTGAAGATAACGGAGCTCTCGATTACTCAATCATTGTTTCTGCACCTGCCAGTGTTTCTGCCCCCATGCGTTATATTGCACCATTTGCCGGTGCTGCTATCGGTGAATTTTTCCGTGATACAGGACGTCATGCGCTCGTTGTCTATGATGATCTTTCAAAACAGGCTGTAGCCTACCGTGAGCTTTCACTGCTGCTGAAAAGACCTCCGGGACGTGAAGCTTACCCGGGAGATGTATTTTACCTCCACAGTCGTCTGCTCGAACGCGCAGCTAAGATTAATGGAGATGATGAGATTGCAAAGCAGATGAACAACGTACCTGAACAGTTAAAGCCAATGATCAAAGGCGGAGGTTCGCTTACAGCATTACCTGTAATTGAAACCCAGGCTGGAGACGTTTCTGCATATATACCGACGAATGTAATTTCTATTACCGACGGTCAGATTTTTCTGGATACTGATCTCTTTAACCAGGGTGTACGACCTGCGATTGACGTTGGTACTTCGGTATCACGTGTTGGTGGTTCAGCTCAGGTTAAATCAATGAAGAAACTTTCCGGTACTATGAAGCTTGATCTAGCACAGTACCGCGAGCTGGAGGCTTTTGCTAAGTTCGGTTCCGATCTGGATCCATCTACTCAGAGACAGCTGAAACGTGGTGAGCGTACGGTAGAACTGCTCAAGCAGGATATCTACCAGCCGCTATCCGTTCAGGAACAGATTGCACTGTTGAAAATAAATAGTGAAGGTTTGTTAGATGACCTGACGGTTGATCAGATTCCGGAATTCGAAGAGAATTATCTAGAGACGATCAATGCCAAATACGACGAAGAGATGAAAAATCTTTCAGACTCAGGTGTTCTCAGTGATGAATTTGGCGAGAAGCTGATTTCAACTGCTAACACAGTAATTGATCAAGTTAAAGCTGCTGAAGAAGTTTAA
- a CDS encoding tectonin domain-containing protein yields MIKTMFTSRKKTTLTSLLVTLFFVFSGTFSGTAFAQWENLPGKAKEIAAGGDSTASVWVLGENNSAYKWNENSFSWEDFGGKGDLIAVTNQGRPWVVNNKQIYRLRGRTWQSMPGKATAIAAGGGTVWVLGENKTAFKWNDEAFSWEEFGGNADLIAVDSNGIPWVVNNKQIYRLRGRNWQSMPGKATAIAAGGGTVWVIGENGQVYQWNDQAFEWMNKGGKASKIAVTPQGVPWVLQDGGTQIYRLRGTM; encoded by the coding sequence ATGATAAAGACAATGTTCACTTCAAGAAAAAAAACCACTTTAACTTCCTTACTGGTTACTCTATTTTTTGTGTTTAGTGGCACATTTTCCGGTACGGCCTTTGCCCAATGGGAAAATCTTCCCGGTAAAGCCAAAGAAATTGCTGCTGGAGGGGATAGCACAGCATCAGTTTGGGTACTTGGTGAAAATAACTCTGCATACAAATGGAATGAAAATTCCTTTTCCTGGGAAGATTTCGGGGGAAAAGGTGATTTGATCGCAGTAACCAACCAGGGCCGACCCTGGGTAGTTAACAATAAGCAGATTTATCGACTGCGTGGCAGAACCTGGCAAAGCATGCCCGGAAAAGCAACAGCCATTGCTGCAGGAGGCGGAACCGTTTGGGTACTCGGTGAAAATAAGACAGCTTTCAAATGGAATGATGAAGCTTTTTCATGGGAAGAGTTCGGCGGAAATGCTGATTTGATTGCTGTCGATTCAAATGGAATCCCATGGGTTGTAAACAATAAACAGATATATCGCTTGAGGGGTCGTAACTGGCAGAGCATGCCCGGAAAAGCAACAGCCATCGCAGCCGGAGGCGGAACCGTTTGGGTTATCGGTGAAAACGGACAAGTTTACCAGTGGAATGATCAGGCTTTTGAATGGATGAACAAAGGCGGTAAGGCAAGTAAGATAGCGGTTACTCCACAGGGAGTTCCATGGGTACTACAGGATGGAGGGACCCAGATATACAGATTGCGCGGCACCATGTAA
- the atpH gene encoding ATP synthase F1 subunit delta, with product MFITKAARRYATALLEIGKELDQVEEILDDIKLIDNTIEGSKELTMFISSPIIKYDDKKAALDEIFTSRVSEVTGKFLTLLARKGRANLLHQIAKAFVDKYNDYAGIIKIEVLSAKELNDDQVQSLQKALEKRTNKKVDMSLSQDASLKGGIAVRIDDTVIDGSVKHKLVELEQKLLSTAIE from the coding sequence ATGTTCATAACTAAAGCAGCCCGAAGATACGCTACCGCCCTTCTTGAAATTGGCAAGGAGCTGGATCAGGTAGAAGAAATTCTTGATGATATTAAACTTATTGACAATACCATAGAAGGCTCAAAAGAGCTGACTATGTTTATCAGTAGTCCTATCATTAAGTACGATGATAAGAAAGCTGCACTCGATGAAATATTTACCAGCAGGGTAAGTGAGGTTACCGGAAAATTTTTAACCTTGCTCGCACGAAAGGGCAGAGCCAATTTACTGCACCAGATTGCCAAGGCTTTCGTTGATAAGTATAACGATTATGCAGGCATCATAAAGATTGAAGTATTATCAGCCAAAGAGCTGAATGATGACCAGGTACAATCATTACAAAAAGCGCTTGAGAAGAGAACCAATAAGAAAGTAGACATGTCTCTTTCGCAGGATGCTTCCCTTAAAGGCGGCATAGCGGTAAGAATAGATGATACCGTTATTGACGGTTCTGTAAAGCATAAGCTTGTGGAACTGGAGCAGAAGCTTTTGAGCACCGCCATCGAATAG
- a CDS encoding TolC family protein, which translates to MKRSRMFLRLLLAGIVLVVAVNNVSAQDTVKVSLQEFIEIGINNSGQLDFEQQKVSLAENRIDQAQNQRYLPRFDLSTQHGLVPGVKSNVEGLDPNEFYLDPDLENDWEDIGVFTRAEVNAIQPIFAWGGLRSLVKAARAGAESAKEQFESQQSNIEIRLYELYESYLLSVELQRLLDEANGKIEDIGEQIEEQRESGDSELDESDVFKFEIFKSEFAIRAAEVNENIAYIKSIWSYVTQSDENTIYMPDLQFLDPVGNSIQELDYYRTHAIQERAEVKAIEAGIEAAEYGLDATKAQNYPTLFLGLSGSYANTPNRPRQSNPFIINNSNYASAAFGIGIRQNLDFFSMKADVERSNIQYNQAKYLKDAAVDGIVLEINDKYKNASLSKVKVDRTDEALVTSKKWLRQEQLDYDFGMGDTKDLIDAMQKELELKVQLKREIFEFNKNMAELYKASGMDITTLKLNNN; encoded by the coding sequence ATGAAAAGATCACGTATGTTTTTACGACTACTGCTTGCAGGCATCGTACTGGTAGTTGCGGTTAATAATGTATCGGCACAGGATACTGTTAAAGTATCATTGCAGGAGTTTATTGAAATAGGTATTAACAACTCCGGTCAGCTGGATTTTGAGCAACAAAAAGTTTCCCTGGCTGAAAACCGCATCGATCAGGCACAAAACCAGCGTTATCTGCCGAGATTTGATCTCTCAACACAACACGGTTTGGTACCCGGTGTAAAAAGTAACGTGGAAGGACTGGATCCGAATGAGTTTTACCTGGACCCTGACCTGGAGAATGATTGGGAGGATATAGGTGTATTTACGCGAGCGGAAGTAAATGCTATTCAACCCATTTTTGCCTGGGGTGGACTTCGCAGTCTGGTTAAAGCAGCTCGTGCCGGTGCGGAGTCTGCAAAAGAACAGTTCGAATCACAACAGAGCAACATTGAAATACGTCTGTATGAGTTATATGAAAGTTATCTGCTTTCTGTAGAGCTGCAACGACTGCTGGATGAAGCCAATGGAAAGATTGAAGATATTGGTGAACAGATTGAAGAACAGAGAGAAAGCGGAGATTCCGAACTGGATGAATCGGATGTGTTTAAGTTTGAGATATTTAAATCAGAGTTTGCCATTCGGGCAGCTGAAGTCAATGAAAATATAGCCTACATCAAAAGTATCTGGTCTTATGTTACCCAGTCGGATGAAAATACCATTTATATGCCCGACCTGCAGTTCCTGGACCCAGTAGGCAACAGCATTCAAGAACTTGATTACTACAGGACCCATGCAATTCAGGAAAGGGCAGAAGTTAAAGCTATTGAAGCAGGTATCGAAGCAGCGGAATATGGTTTGGATGCAACAAAGGCCCAAAATTACCCAACTCTTTTCCTCGGACTTTCAGGAAGCTATGCCAACACACCGAATCGTCCCAGGCAGAGTAACCCTTTTATAATAAACAATTCAAATTATGCTTCTGCAGCTTTTGGAATAGGTATTCGTCAAAACCTGGATTTCTTCAGTATGAAAGCTGACGTTGAAAGAAGCAACATTCAATATAACCAGGCAAAATATCTTAAAGATGCAGCCGTTGATGGCATTGTCCTTGAAATTAATGACAAATACAAAAACGCCAGTTTATCAAAAGTAAAAGTAGATCGAACGGATGAGGCACTGGTAACCAGTAAAAAATGGCTGAGACAGGAACAATTGGATTACGACTTCGGTATGGGAGATACAAAGGACCTGATTGATGCCATGCAGAAAGAATTGGAACTGAAAGTTCAGCTGAAACGAGAAATATTCGAGTTCAACAAAAATATGGCGGAACTCTATAAAGCATCAGGAATGGATATTACTACCCTTAAATTGAACAACAATTGA
- a CDS encoding MlaC/ttg2D family ABC transporter substrate-binding protein produces the protein MKSSRNLFLLISLIIFSLSAINSSAAAQRDSTTVRELLEQRDQEIKDLVGPKGTEYTQERREKLKDIINGIIDYEAMASFALQETYDTLTTDQREEFVDLFATIIRDQSLNKLDIYRADVRYDAIKVNDDTAEVTTMVTLDDVRTPVIYDMKYDDQWVVTDMVIDDVSTAGSYRRQFQNIIRKKGYQSLLETLRKRASR, from the coding sequence ATGAAGTCATCTAGAAATTTATTTCTTCTAATTAGTCTGATAATTTTTTCACTTAGCGCTATCAACAGTTCGGCAGCGGCACAGCGGGATAGTACAACAGTAAGAGAGCTGCTCGAACAGCGCGACCAGGAGATCAAGGACTTGGTAGGACCGAAAGGGACGGAGTATACCCAGGAACGTAGAGAAAAGTTGAAAGATATTATTAACGGCATCATAGACTATGAAGCCATGGCGAGTTTTGCTCTTCAAGAAACCTATGACACCCTTACCACAGATCAACGTGAAGAATTTGTGGATCTCTTTGCTACCATTATACGGGATCAATCCTTAAATAAACTGGACATATACCGTGCGGATGTGCGCTACGACGCAATTAAGGTGAATGATGATACAGCAGAGGTTACTACCATGGTGACACTTGATGATGTCAGAACACCTGTGATTTATGACATGAAATACGATGATCAGTGGGTAGTTACGGATATGGTTATCGATGATGTTTCCACTGCGGGATCTTACAGACGACAGTTTCAGAACATCATACGGAAAAAGGGCTATCAATCTCTACTCGAAACCTTGAGAAAGCGGGCCAGCAGGTAA
- the atpG gene encoding ATP synthase F1 subunit gamma encodes MANLRDIRNRIESVKNTQQITKAMKMVAAAKLRKAQDRIIETRPYSYKMKEVVARLARNADENDILLRQPEKTEKVVMIVVGSDRGLCGGFNNNLFKEVEQRIKDDFSEYRANDNLLLITLGSKATKHFKKRKYNIVDSYPGFFDELVYSNASEIMKEIINQFKFGEYDSVFLAYNEFKSVIAQNRIVENVLPIEPESLLGDEEEADQNIDYIYEPDVDAILGELLPLHLNMQLWKAILESNAAEQGARMTAMDNATENAKELQNDLKLEYNRARQSAITTEISEIISGAQALQEA; translated from the coding sequence ATGGCAAACCTGCGAGACATACGAAACCGTATAGAGTCGGTTAAAAATACCCAGCAGATTACCAAAGCCATGAAAATGGTTGCGGCAGCTAAATTACGTAAGGCCCAGGATCGTATCATAGAGACGCGACCTTACTCTTACAAGATGAAAGAAGTTGTAGCACGTTTGGCCAGGAATGCTGACGAAAACGATATACTTCTTCGTCAACCTGAAAAAACCGAGAAGGTAGTGATGATTGTTGTTGGTTCCGACAGAGGTTTATGCGGCGGTTTTAATAATAATTTGTTCAAAGAGGTTGAACAAAGAATAAAAGATGATTTCTCGGAGTATCGTGCGAATGATAATCTCTTGCTGATTACTTTGGGAAGCAAAGCCACCAAGCACTTCAAGAAGCGTAAATATAATATTGTGGATTCTTATCCCGGCTTTTTTGATGAGTTGGTTTACAGCAATGCTTCCGAAATCATGAAGGAAATAATCAATCAATTCAAATTCGGGGAATACGATTCAGTATTTCTGGCTTACAATGAGTTCAAGTCGGTTATTGCTCAGAATAGAATTGTTGAAAATGTATTGCCTATCGAACCCGAATCTCTTTTGGGGGATGAGGAGGAGGCGGATCAGAATATTGATTATATCTATGAACCTGATGTAGATGCCATTCTGGGAGAGCTTTTACCCTTGCACCTGAATATGCAGCTTTGGAAAGCAATTCTTGAATCCAATGCCGCAGAGCAAGGTGCTCGTATGACGGCAATGGATAATGCAACGGAGAATGCGAAAGAGTTGCAGAACGATCTTAAGCTGGAATATAACAGGGCACGACAAAGCGCAATTACTACTGAAATTTCCGAAATTATTTCCGGTGCCCAGGCGCTGCAGGAAGCGTAG
- a CDS encoding efflux RND transporter permease subunit: MNRFFESLRPFIRGVVNRAWLVLFIAALFAAAGGYYASFLKIDTDFSKLIPEDYPSYQALERVRNTVGGEGSDLAVGIVSPSFEANKAFAEELIPKALKLKGEGYNKPYLRTVEYERDTQFMEENALYFATDKELDDIKDYLQDEIEQAKLEANPFYTDFSEEDESTNESGVTIGELDSVYQQLVGKEYPISDDSTTMTLRFFPEGSQTNISFINNLYEDFEELLATMEPSMYHPEMEITLAGRLMRRSIQVEAIRGDVAKTFGVGASAVILLVIFYFLYKSYSARAGSRFSWKILITELARMPVLALVITIPLLMSLAWTFGMAYLMVGNLNIMTSTLALLLFGLGVDFGVHFYGRYSEERGMDKSIIDAAEISFLSTGQAVAVGALTTSTALLVLTFADFKGFSEFGLIAGIGILFAVVAMIVVMPALLSIFEKYGLLNLNKAGGFEGEATVRNKRMPAAKSILMVSVLAVVASLIMLPTVSFEYNFSKLEPKYPEYEAKDDIVDRVSSSRMGSNPAYIVVDTPEEAVKVAEAVREKARKDTISPTIKQVQTLQERFPLQKEEKQNRLENIAEIRELLNSQYLSNENSEELTRLRRAAQTREPISPEQVPDYLKDTFTTQSGEIGMFVMIYPSVGLSDGRKSIAFADDVGTINTDDGEVYHAGSTSLIAAEMLRLMQEESPYMVVAVFIIVALIMVLYFRSLKWAALALIPLVVGLLWMLLSVELFGPRLNFFNLVVLPAMLGIGNDDGIHLVHRYRERGKGSMMKVLRSTGEHCTIASLTTMIGFFGLLFSFHPGLRSIGQLAVIGAVTTLMAALLFLPALIQWIEDLGAKKQAEGKS, encoded by the coding sequence ATGAATAGGTTTTTTGAATCGCTTCGTCCTTTCATCAGGGGAGTAGTCAATAGGGCATGGCTGGTGCTATTCATTGCTGCGTTATTTGCCGCTGCAGGTGGTTATTATGCCAGCTTTCTGAAAATTGATACGGATTTTTCAAAGCTTATTCCTGAGGATTATCCCAGTTACCAGGCTCTTGAAAGAGTCAGAAATACGGTTGGCGGCGAAGGCAGTGATTTGGCTGTTGGAATTGTTAGCCCCTCTTTTGAGGCCAATAAAGCTTTTGCTGAGGAGTTAATCCCAAAGGCACTGAAACTTAAAGGAGAGGGATATAACAAGCCATATCTCAGAACAGTGGAATACGAAAGGGATACGCAATTTATGGAAGAGAATGCCCTGTATTTTGCCACTGATAAAGAGTTGGATGACATTAAAGATTATTTGCAGGACGAGATAGAACAAGCCAAGCTCGAGGCCAATCCATTCTACACTGATTTTAGTGAAGAAGATGAGTCAACCAACGAATCGGGCGTTACCATCGGTGAACTGGACTCTGTGTATCAGCAGCTGGTTGGGAAAGAGTACCCAATATCGGATGATAGCACGACCATGACATTGCGCTTCTTTCCGGAAGGGTCACAGACCAATATCAGTTTTATAAATAATCTGTATGAGGATTTTGAAGAACTGCTGGCGACCATGGAACCTTCCATGTATCATCCGGAGATGGAAATTACACTTGCGGGTCGTCTTATGCGCAGAAGTATACAGGTTGAAGCCATCCGCGGAGATGTAGCTAAAACATTTGGGGTAGGAGCTTCTGCCGTGATACTGCTGGTTATCTTCTATTTTTTGTATAAATCTTACAGTGCAAGGGCAGGGTCGAGATTTTCATGGAAAATATTGATTACTGAATTGGCCAGGATGCCTGTTCTTGCTCTTGTTATTACCATACCGCTTTTGATGAGTCTCGCCTGGACCTTCGGTATGGCCTATCTGATGGTTGGTAATTTGAATATTATGACTTCCACTCTTGCCCTGCTACTATTCGGGCTTGGTGTAGATTTTGGAGTGCATTTTTATGGACGTTATTCCGAAGAGAGAGGTATGGATAAATCCATCATTGATGCCGCTGAAATTTCTTTTTTAAGTACGGGTCAGGCTGTAGCTGTAGGTGCATTAACAACCTCCACGGCACTCTTGGTGCTGACTTTTGCAGACTTTAAAGGCTTCAGTGAATTCGGTTTGATTGCGGGTATCGGTATTCTGTTTGCAGTAGTAGCGATGATTGTTGTTATGCCTGCCCTACTTTCAATATTTGAAAAGTATGGGTTGCTCAATTTAAATAAGGCCGGTGGCTTTGAAGGTGAGGCTACGGTCAGGAATAAGCGCATGCCCGCTGCCAAATCAATCCTTATGGTCAGTGTTTTAGCTGTAGTTGCTTCACTCATCATGTTGCCTACGGTTTCCTTTGAATACAATTTTAGTAAGTTAGAGCCAAAATACCCGGAATATGAAGCAAAAGATGATATAGTTGACCGTGTAAGCAGCAGCAGGATGGGTAGTAATCCCGCATACATTGTCGTAGATACTCCTGAAGAGGCTGTAAAAGTTGCAGAGGCAGTACGTGAAAAAGCAAGAAAGGATACTATTTCACCGACCATCAAGCAGGTTCAGACCTTGCAGGAGAGATTCCCATTACAGAAAGAGGAAAAGCAGAATCGCCTGGAAAATATTGCAGAAATTAGGGAACTGCTGAACAGTCAGTACCTCAGTAATGAAAACTCAGAAGAGCTTACAAGACTTCGCCGTGCTGCCCAAACACGTGAGCCCATTTCTCCTGAGCAGGTACCTGATTACCTAAAAGATACATTTACCACACAATCCGGCGAGATCGGTATGTTCGTGATGATCTACCCTTCGGTAGGACTATCTGACGGGAGAAAATCTATTGCTTTTGCAGATGATGTTGGAACCATAAACACTGATGACGGGGAGGTGTACCATGCCGGTTCCACATCGCTGATAGCTGCTGAAATGCTTCGCCTTATGCAAGAAGAATCACCGTATATGGTAGTCGCAGTATTTATCATCGTAGCACTGATTATGGTATTGTACTTCAGGTCTTTAAAATGGGCTGCTCTTGCGTTGATCCCATTGGTGGTGGGTTTACTCTGGATGTTACTGTCAGTAGAACTATTTGGACCAAGGCTTAACTTTTTCAACCTGGTAGTATTGCCTGCAATGCTGGGAATCGGAAACGACGACGGTATTCACCTGGTGCATCGTTACCGTGAAAGGGGTAAAGGATCTATGATGAAGGTACTTCGCTCAACGGGTGAACATTGTACCATTGCATCTCTGACAACAATGATTGGATTTTTTGGTTTGCTTTTCAGCTTTCACCCGGGATTACGCTCGATTGGACAACTGGCCGTTATTGGTGCCGTAACTACTTTAATGGCAGCGCTATTGTTTTTACCCGCTTTAATTCAGTGGATCGAGGACTTAGGAGCCAAAAAACAGGCAGAGGGGAAATCGTAA